In Xiphophorus maculatus strain JP 163 A chromosome 2, X_maculatus-5.0-male, whole genome shotgun sequence, one genomic interval encodes:
- the chmp1a gene encoding charged multivesicular body protein 1a, which translates to MEETLFQLRFTSKQLERLAKKAEKESEKEQAKVKKALQQKNVECARVYAENAIRKKNEGVNWLRMASRVDAVASKVQTAVTMKGVTKSMGQVTKALDKALNSMDLQKVSAVMDKFESQVQNLDVHTSVMEDSMSSAMTLTTPQEQVDDLIHQIAEEGGLEVMDQLNQLPAGATSLGGETSRSQEKEDQLSRRLASLRN; encoded by the exons ATGGAAG AAACACTCTTTCAGCTGAGG TTTACATCGAAGCAGCTTGAGAGACTGGCCAAGAAGGCAGAAAAGGAGTCAGAAAAGGAGCAGGCCAAAGTCAAGAAG GCtttgcaacagaaaaatgttgaatgtgCTCGAGTTTATGCTGAGAACGCCATCAGGAAAAAGAACGAAGGTGTGAACTGGCTGCGCATGGCGTCCCGAGTTGATGCGGTGGCCTCTAAAGTCCAGACTGCCGTCACCATGAAGGGA GTGACTAAAAGCATGGGCCAGGTGACCAAAGCCCTGGACAAGGCTCTGAACTCCATGGATCTGCAGAAGGTTTCCGCAGTAATGGATAAGTTTGAGAGCCAGGTTCAGAACCTTGACGTCCACACCTCA GTGATGGAGGACTCCATGAGCTCAGCCATGACGCTGACCACGCCCCAGGAGCAGGTGGATGACCTCATCCACCAAATAGCAGAAGAAGGTGGCCTGGAGGTGATGGACCAGCTGAACCAGCTTCCTGCTGGAGCAACGTCACTGGGCGGAGAGACTTCCCGGAGCCAGGAGAAGGAGGACCAGCTGTCTCGGCG GTTGGCGTCTCTGAGGAACTGA